One segment of Carya illinoinensis cultivar Pawnee chromosome 13, C.illinoinensisPawnee_v1, whole genome shotgun sequence DNA contains the following:
- the LOC122291566 gene encoding non-specific lipid-transfer protein 1-like: MAALKMACTAMLVCVMLVVAAHVDATLTCGEITNLLSPCIGYAIFGGTVPTICCDGIKALNAASNGTADDRAACSCIMKGLSGIPGINYDLVGTLPETCGTTCPYKITPTTDCSKVD, translated from the exons ATGGCAGCTTTGAAGATGGCATGCACGGCAATGCTGGTGTGCGTGATGCTGGTGGTTGCTGCTCATGTCGATGCAACGTTAACATGCGGTGAGATAACAAACTTGCTGAGTCCATGCATCGGGTATGCCATTTTCGGAGGCACCGTGCCGACAATTTGTTGTGATGGCATCAAAGCACTCAATGCCGCTTCCAACGGCACTGCTGATGACAGAGCCGCATGCAGTTGCATCATGAAAGGTCTTTCGGGTATCCCGGGAATCAACTACGACTTGGTCGGGACCCTTCCTGAGACCTGTGGCACCACTTGTCCCTACAAAATTACACCCACTACTGACTGTTCCAA GGTGGACTGA